One Streptomyces umbrinus genomic window, AGGGGTCGGGGTAGCTCCGGGACGGTGGGTGATCCGGTGCGGGTGCGTCGTGGCCGACCGCGCCCACGCGGCGGAGCCGCACAACGTCACCGCCTCGCGCCCCTGGAAGTCGGGGCTCGACCCTGCGTAACAGTGGACCGTGGCGAGTACCGCGCGGCACACCCCGGAAAACCGTCCGGACGGTGGCCCTCTGACCACGCGCAACTGTCCGCCGGACCCTCCTTCCTGTGAGCTATGTTGAACCCCAGTGGGACACGAAGGAGGCGCATCGGTGCCATCGCCGCAGCAGGCCCGCGCGCAGGCGTCTGCCATCAGTTCGGGGAAACCGGTCCCGGAGGCGGAGGCCGCTCCCACCACACGGCTGCGGGCACTTTTCGACGGCCCCCGGCTCTCTCCCGGGCAGCGCCGCATCGCCCAGTACCTGATCGAGCACATCACCGAAGCCGCGTTCCTGTCGATCACGGACCTCGCCGAGCGGGTGGGCGTGAGCCAGCCCTCGGTGACCCGCTTCGCGACGGCGGTGGGCTTCAGCGGCTATCCCGCGCTGCGCGAGCGCCTCCAGTCGATCGCGCTCAGCAAGCTGGCCAGCACGCCCGAGGCCGCCGAGGAGGCGGAGGCGGCCCGGCCGAACGAACTGCAGGCGGCCGTGGACGCCGAGATCGACAACCTGGAGAACCTGCGCCGCGACTTCGCGGACCCGGAACAGGTCATCGAGACCGGCCGCGCGCTGTCGCAGTCGACTCCCCTCACCATCCTCGGGCTGCGGATCTCCGGCTCGCTGGCCGAATACTTCGCATACGCCGCCCGTCGTATCCACCCGGACGTGCGGCTGGTCACGCGAGGCGGCAGCGTCGCGTACGACGCCCTGCTCCAGTCGCGCGAGGCGGGCGGCACCTGGGTGCTGGCCTTCACCATGCCCCGGCACGCGCACGAGACGCTGACGGCCATGCGGGTCGCCCGGCGGGCCGGGCTGAGCGTCGCCCTGGTCACCGACCTGGGGCTCGGGCCGCTGGCCGACGAGGCCGACGTCGTCTTCGCCACCGGCACCGGCTCACGCCTCGTCTTCGACTCGTACGCGGCGCCCGTGGTGCTGTCCGCGGCCCTGCTCCAGGCCATGACCGACGCCGATCCCGAGCGTACGCAGGCCCGCCTGGAGGACTACGAACAGGTCGCGGACGAGCACGCGTTCTTCGTCAAGGACTGACCTCTCCGGCATGTGGTGACCGGTGTCCGCAAGGGGCGATTCAGCCGTACCTTCACATGAATTTTTTCATACCCTTGCGTACCGGACGGTATATATGAATACTTCTCGCTGATCGGGATCCGGTGGGGTCCCGGTCGGCCCGGGAACGACGCTCCCTTCTCGTATCGGCCCCGGGTGCACTGAACGGGCACCGCTCGCGCACGCCCGTGGCGGCCCCGGTCCATCCCCTAGACCGGGGCCGCCAAGAACGACCCTCACCACCCGCCGGCCACCTCGGAAGCGATGCCCATGTCCCTGACGTACTCCCCCATCAGCACGGATTGGCCGTGTCAGGTCAAGACGCCCGGCAACCGGGACTGGGAACGATCGGCCG contains:
- a CDS encoding MurR/RpiR family transcriptional regulator, whose amino-acid sequence is MPSPQQARAQASAISSGKPVPEAEAAPTTRLRALFDGPRLSPGQRRIAQYLIEHITEAAFLSITDLAERVGVSQPSVTRFATAVGFSGYPALRERLQSIALSKLASTPEAAEEAEAARPNELQAAVDAEIDNLENLRRDFADPEQVIETGRALSQSTPLTILGLRISGSLAEYFAYAARRIHPDVRLVTRGGSVAYDALLQSREAGGTWVLAFTMPRHAHETLTAMRVARRAGLSVALVTDLGLGPLADEADVVFATGTGSRLVFDSYAAPVVLSAALLQAMTDADPERTQARLEDYEQVADEHAFFVKD